Proteins from one Burkholderia oklahomensis C6786 genomic window:
- the mtgA gene encoding monofunctional biosynthetic peptidoglycan transglycosylase has product MRNSPVSRGPGFAPARGATGARRRGLARWLAYAGGVFAGAWLATQLYYFAQIAMWTVVDPGSSAFMRADAWRLSAARPAVTIRHQWVPYERISRNLKRAVIASEDADFANNSGYEVDAILQAWEKNRAHGRIVSGGSTITQQLARNLFLSSEKSYIRKGQELIITWMLETLLDKERIFEIYLNSVEFGRGVYGAEAAAQYYFRIPASRLSAWQSARLAVMLPNPKYFDTHRGSSYLAQRAGVIARRMGAAELPASQ; this is encoded by the coding sequence GTGCGGAACAGTCCCGTTTCGCGCGGCCCGGGCTTCGCGCCGGCGCGCGGCGCGACCGGTGCGCGCCGGCGCGGTCTCGCGCGCTGGCTCGCATATGCGGGCGGCGTGTTCGCCGGCGCGTGGCTCGCGACGCAGCTCTATTACTTCGCGCAGATCGCGATGTGGACGGTGGTCGATCCGGGTTCGAGCGCGTTCATGCGCGCCGACGCGTGGCGCTTGTCGGCCGCGCGGCCCGCGGTGACGATCCGGCATCAGTGGGTGCCGTACGAGCGGATCTCGCGGAACCTGAAGCGCGCGGTGATCGCATCCGAAGACGCCGATTTCGCGAACAATTCGGGCTACGAAGTGGACGCGATCCTGCAGGCGTGGGAAAAGAACCGTGCGCACGGCCGAATCGTGTCGGGCGGCTCGACGATCACGCAGCAGCTCGCGCGCAATCTGTTCCTGTCCAGTGAGAAGAGCTACATCCGCAAGGGGCAGGAGCTCATCATCACGTGGATGCTCGAAACGCTGCTCGACAAGGAGCGCATCTTCGAGATCTACCTGAACTCGGTCGAATTCGGCCGCGGCGTGTACGGTGCGGAAGCCGCCGCGCAGTACTACTTCCGGATTCCCGCGAGCCGGCTTTCCGCGTGGCAATCGGCGCGCCTCGCGGTGATGCTGCCGAATCCGAAGTATTTCGACACGCACCGCGGCTCGTCTTACCTTGCGCAGCGCGCGGGCGTGATCGCGCGACGGATGGGCGCGGCGGAATTGCCCGCGTCGCAGTGA
- the aroE gene encoding shikimate dehydrogenase, with translation MSTTVEPAANARDRYAVIGNPIAHSKSPFIHTRFAEQTGEAIAYTHLLAPLDGFAAAVREFASQGGRGVNVTVPFKLEAYALADTLSPRAAAAGAVNTLRFDESGIFGDNTDGVGLVRDIETNLGVSLTGARILLLGAGGAARGVVLPMLERAPASLTIVNRTASKAEELVGQFTQAAHDAGCVLAGGGPERIAREPYDMIVNATAGSLDAALPECDTAAFGPATLAYDMMYGARPTVFMEHAAALGARAADGLGMLVEQAAESFYVWRGVRPDSAPVLAALRAALAASAAH, from the coding sequence ATGAGCACGACCGTCGAGCCCGCTGCGAACGCGCGCGATCGCTACGCGGTGATCGGCAATCCGATCGCGCACAGCAAGTCGCCGTTCATTCACACGCGCTTTGCCGAACAGACGGGCGAGGCGATTGCGTACACGCATCTGCTCGCGCCGCTCGACGGCTTCGCGGCCGCGGTGCGCGAATTCGCCTCGCAGGGCGGCCGCGGCGTGAACGTCACCGTGCCGTTCAAGCTCGAAGCCTATGCGCTCGCCGACACGCTGTCGCCGCGCGCGGCGGCGGCGGGCGCGGTGAACACGCTGCGCTTCGACGAGAGCGGCATCTTCGGCGACAACACCGACGGCGTCGGTCTCGTGCGCGACATCGAAACGAATCTCGGCGTGAGCCTGACGGGCGCGCGGATCCTGCTGCTCGGCGCGGGCGGCGCGGCGCGCGGCGTCGTGTTGCCGATGCTCGAGCGCGCGCCCGCGTCGCTCACGATCGTCAACCGGACGGCGAGCAAGGCGGAAGAGCTCGTCGGCCAGTTCACGCAAGCCGCGCACGACGCGGGCTGCGTGCTCGCGGGCGGCGGTCCCGAGCGGATCGCGCGCGAGCCTTACGACATGATCGTCAACGCGACGGCGGGCAGCCTCGACGCGGCGCTGCCCGAATGCGACACCGCGGCGTTCGGCCCGGCGACGCTCGCGTACGACATGATGTACGGCGCGCGGCCGACCGTCTTCATGGAGCACGCGGCGGCGCTCGGCGCGCGCGCGGCGGACGGTCTCGGGATGCTCGTCGAGCAGGCGGCGGAATCGTTCTACGTATGGCGCGGCGTGCGGCCCGACAGCGCGCCCGTGCTCGCCGCGCTGCGCGCCGCGCTCGCGGCGTCGGCGGCGCACTGA